From Erigeron canadensis isolate Cc75 chromosome 8, C_canadensis_v1, whole genome shotgun sequence, one genomic window encodes:
- the LOC122578693 gene encoding uncharacterized protein LOC122578693, producing MKFFFSELGFCFGGTVITPALETVSSTNVVPNTTRRRSKLGSSGGKHWRPELSVISEDGGTTPLNVCRQAPHESAVSVVRSHKKPLNKARSAGKTRSHSYGGDYRKFSHAMPMPAFSPTPFVF from the exons aTGAAGTTTTTCTTCTCGGAGCTTGGTTTCTGTTTTGGTGGGACTGTAATCACTCCCGCCTTAGAAACCGTCTCCAGTACTAACGTTGTCCCAAACACTACTCGTAGACGTTCAAAACTAGGTAGTTCTGGCGGGAAACATTGGAGACCCGAGCTATCGGTCATTTCAGAAGACGGCGGGACGACACCATTGAACGTGTGTCGGCAGGCGCCTCATGAATCTGCTGTTAGCGTTGTGAGATCCCATAAGAAACCTTTGAACAAAGCTAGATCAGCTGGAAAAACTCGATCTCATTCATATGGTGGTGATTACAG gAAATTCAGCCATGCGATGCCGATGCCAGCTTTTTCTCCAACGCCTTTTGTGTTTTAG
- the LOC122610876 gene encoding transcription factor bHLH117-like gives MDQSLLSLVAGKHTAGDDNNISPEKIPYYDLSQIYHNYYFLSSAFQFPYIPSYNFPNNNIYLDDHIVDYYCSLTNQTFKKPRPEPEITPYQYFTPTLVLNNELPSLDDPYSLEHVITDPSFTNYSKPTEPNPVQQPQKKQESNRVRVNKEKMRIRRKNISDKTMYLKNLLPSRDKKMEMATVYAEASKYIKYLKAQIKVLEAMPTVGDNHGYNGSCSGSNFGGDESDSSGGDVDGCGGKLRKLKRGELLEVLVNSKSAQRMMCSIGFCVYSVEQKLLLKELDDKHLLSTDP, from the coding sequence ATGGATCAATCTCTCCTATCTCTTGTCGCCGGAAAACACACCGCCGGCGACGACAACAACATCTCACCGGAAAAAATCCCCTACTACGACCTATCACAAATCTACCACAATTATTACTTCCTTTCTTCTGCCTTTCAGTTTCCGTACATCCCATCCTACAATTTCCCCAACAACAACATATATCTTGATGATCATATAGTTGACTACTACTGTTCCTTAACCAACCAAACATTCAAAAAACCCAGACCCGAACCCGAAATAACTCCGTATCAGTACTTCACTCCAACACTTGTCTTAAATAATGAGTTACCTAGTCTAGATGATCCCTATTCACTAGAACACGTCATCACCGACCCATCTTTTACTAACTACAGCAAACCAACTGAGCCGAATCCGGTTCAACAACCCCAAAAAAAACAAGAATCGAACCGGGTTCGGGTTAACAAGGAAAAAATGCGAATAAGGCGAAAAAACATTAGCGACAAAACAATGTATTTGAAAAATCTGTTACCGTCGAGGGACAAAAAGATGGAGATGGCAACTGTTTATGCTGAAGCGAGTAAGTACATAAAGTATTTGAAAGCACAAATTAAGGTGTTGGAAGCAATGCCTACTGTTGGTGATAATCATGGGTATAATGGGTCGTGTTCGGGTTCGAATTTCGGGGGTGATGAAAGTGATAGTAGTGGTGGTGATGTAGATGGGTGTGGGGGAAAGTTGAGAAAATTGAAAAGGGGTGAGTTGTTGGAGGTTTTGGTGAATTCTAAGTCTGCTCAAAGAATGATGTGTTCCATTGGTTTTTGTGTTTATTCTGTTGAACAGAAGTTGTTGCTTAAGGAACTTGATGATAAGCATTTGTTGTCTACTGATCct